The Cohaesibacter intestini genome includes a window with the following:
- the hutU gene encoding urocanate hydratase encodes MTDPRKNSRDIFPPTGTEITAKSWLTEAPMRMLMNNLHPDVAENPHELVVYGGIGRAARTWQDFDRIVASLKDLEEDETLLVQSGKPVAVVRTHKDAPRVLIANSNLVPNWANWDHFNELDKKGLMMYGQMTAGSWIYIGTQGIVQGTYETFAEAGRQHYDGDLTGKWILTGGLGGMGGAQPLAAVFAGACCLAVECNPDSIDFRLRTKYLDEKTDSLDEALEMIERWTKAGEAKSVGLLGNAADIFPQIHRRGVRPDIVTDQTSAHDPINGYLPQGWSVAEWKEKAQTAPKEVEKAARASMKVHVEAMVAFHKDGVPTVDYGNNIRQMALEEGLEDAFAFPGFVPAYIRPLFCKGIGPFRWCALSGDPEDIRKTDQAMKELFPENKHLHNWLDMASDRIAFQGLPARICWIGLGYRHRAGLKFNEMVASGELKAPIVIGRDHLDSGSVASPNRETEAMQDGSDAVSDWPLLNALVNTASGATWVSLHHGGGVGMGFSQHSGVVIVADGTDDAAKRLERVLWNDPASGVWRHADAGYDIALDCAREHGLKLPGILGT; translated from the coding sequence ATGACCGATCCACGCAAAAATTCCCGTGACATCTTCCCGCCGACCGGCACAGAAATCACTGCCAAAAGCTGGCTAACCGAAGCGCCGATGCGGATGCTGATGAACAATCTGCATCCAGATGTCGCCGAAAATCCGCACGAACTGGTCGTCTATGGCGGCATTGGACGCGCAGCCCGCACATGGCAGGATTTTGATCGCATCGTCGCCAGCCTCAAGGATCTTGAAGAAGACGAAACCCTTCTGGTCCAGTCCGGCAAACCCGTCGCCGTGGTTCGCACCCACAAGGATGCCCCGCGCGTGCTGATCGCCAATTCCAATCTGGTGCCCAACTGGGCCAACTGGGATCATTTCAACGAGCTCGATAAAAAGGGCCTGATGATGTATGGCCAGATGACCGCTGGCTCGTGGATCTATATCGGCACGCAGGGCATCGTTCAGGGCACTTACGAAACCTTTGCCGAAGCCGGTCGTCAGCATTATGACGGCGATCTGACCGGCAAATGGATCCTCACCGGCGGCCTTGGCGGCATGGGCGGCGCTCAGCCACTGGCCGCGGTCTTTGCAGGTGCTTGCTGTCTGGCGGTAGAATGCAACCCGGACAGCATCGACTTCCGCTTGCGCACCAAATATCTCGACGAGAAAACCGACAGCCTTGATGAAGCGTTGGAGATGATCGAGCGCTGGACCAAGGCGGGCGAGGCCAAATCTGTTGGACTGCTGGGCAATGCCGCCGATATTTTCCCACAAATCCATCGCCGAGGCGTCCGCCCCGACATCGTCACCGATCAGACTTCGGCCCATGACCCGATCAATGGCTATCTGCCACAGGGTTGGAGCGTCGCCGAATGGAAGGAAAAGGCCCAAACCGCCCCCAAGGAAGTCGAAAAAGCCGCCCGCGCCTCAATGAAGGTTCATGTCGAAGCCATGGTGGCCTTCCACAAGGATGGCGTCCCCACCGTCGATTATGGCAACAATATCCGCCAGATGGCGCTGGAAGAGGGCTTGGAAGACGCCTTCGCCTTCCCCGGCTTTGTGCCAGCCTATATCCGCCCGCTCTTCTGCAAGGGCATCGGCCCCTTCCGTTGGTGCGCCCTTTCCGGCGACCCGGAAGACATCCGCAAGACCGATCAGGCGATGAAAGAGCTGTTCCCGGAGAATAAGCATCTGCACAATTGGCTGGATATGGCGAGCGACCGCATCGCCTTCCAAGGCTTGCCCGCCCGCATTTGCTGGATCGGCTTGGGGTATCGTCACCGTGCGGGCCTCAAATTCAACGAAATGGTCGCCTCGGGCGAGTTGAAAGCCCCAATTGTCATTGGCCGCGATCATCTCGACAGCGGCTCGGTCGCCAGCCCCAATCGCGAAACCGAAGCCATGCAGGATGGCTCGGATGCGGTCTCCGACTGGCCTTTGCTCAATGCCTTGGTCAACACCGCCAGCGGCGCGACTTGGGTCAGCCTCCATCATGGCGGCGGCGTCGGCATGGGGTTTTCGCAACATTCGGGCGTGGTGATCGTTGCCGACGGCACCGACGATGCCGCCAAGCGGCTCGAACGGGTACTCTGGAATGATCCGGCCAGTGGTGTCTGGCGTCATGCGGACGCAGGCTATGACATCGCTCTTGACTGTGCCCGCGAACATGGTCTGAAATTGCCGGGCATTCTGGGCACCTGA
- a CDS encoding TRAP transporter substrate-binding protein — MERRTFLKAGAAGLAAGALATPAIAEGKMQWKMVTAWPKNLPGPGVAAQMLADRITALSGGRIEVKLFAAGELVPGRGVFDAVSEGTAELYHAVPAYWGSKSKGILLFGSQPFGLRADEQFGWLYHGGGQALYDEMYGRFKIKPFLCGNSGPQWGGWFRNEINSPDDLKGLKFRTTGLASEMASKLGMAAEAMSGPAMFQALQTGALDAGEFIGPWTDSALGFFQVAKNYYWPGVGEPSSAEECGVNADVYAGLPDDLKQAVSLACESLYNPVWTEYTTKHAAALKNMVEKEGVQVKMFPESVIKAMGKAAGEVIDELRQDDDELVKRITESFVAYRDSVGGYMTFADNGQMNARASIMGY, encoded by the coding sequence ATGGAAAGAAGAACCTTTTTGAAAGCAGGCGCCGCCGGTCTTGCCGCCGGAGCCCTCGCCACCCCGGCTATCGCCGAGGGTAAGATGCAGTGGAAAATGGTCACCGCCTGGCCAAAGAACCTGCCCGGCCCCGGCGTAGCCGCCCAAATGCTGGCCGATCGCATCACCGCCCTGTCCGGCGGACGCATCGAAGTCAAACTCTTTGCTGCTGGGGAACTGGTCCCCGGTCGCGGCGTGTTTGATGCCGTCAGCGAAGGCACCGCCGAGCTTTATCATGCCGTGCCTGCCTATTGGGGCTCCAAATCCAAAGGCATCCTGTTGTTCGGTTCCCAGCCTTTTGGCCTGCGTGCCGACGAACAATTTGGCTGGCTCTATCATGGCGGCGGTCAGGCGCTCTATGACGAAATGTATGGCCGCTTCAAAATCAAGCCATTCCTGTGTGGCAACTCCGGCCCGCAATGGGGTGGCTGGTTCCGCAACGAGATCAACTCTCCGGATGATCTCAAGGGCCTGAAATTCCGCACCACCGGTTTGGCTTCCGAGATGGCTTCCAAGCTCGGTATGGCCGCAGAAGCCATGTCCGGTCCGGCCATGTTCCAGGCCCTGCAGACCGGCGCTCTGGATGCGGGTGAATTTATCGGCCCATGGACCGACAGCGCCCTTGGCTTCTTCCAGGTGGCGAAAAACTATTATTGGCCGGGGGTTGGTGAGCCTTCTTCGGCTGAAGAATGCGGCGTCAATGCAGATGTCTATGCCGGTCTGCCGGACGATCTGAAACAGGCCGTCAGCCTTGCTTGCGAGAGCCTCTACAATCCGGTTTGGACCGAATATACGACCAAACATGCGGCAGCCCTCAAGAACATGGTCGAAAAAGAAGGCGTTCAGGTCAAAATGTTCCCTGAAAGCGTCATCAAGGCCATGGGCAAGGCAGCAGGCGAAGTGATTGATGAACTGCGTCAGGATGACGACGAGCTGGTCAAGCGCATCACCGAAAGCTTCGTCGCCTACCGCGATAGCGTCGGTGGTTACATGACCTTTGCCGACAATGGCCAGATGAACGCCCGTGCGTCCATCATG